In Paenibacillus kyungheensis, the following are encoded in one genomic region:
- a CDS encoding MarR family winged helix-turn-helix transcriptional regulator, with protein MDNHEINQEEMKIWHMWKGTFHTIFGRIVKEMSDHTGLSESDFGILDRLVLFGEGKLRQQELADYMNWDKSRLSHHLKRMEKRGLVMRTPLDTDRGVQVGITSEGQSALDNARPVISQAMRKHFFAQLTEQDIELITRLAERTK; from the coding sequence ATGGATAATCATGAGATCAATCAAGAAGAAATGAAAATATGGCATATGTGGAAAGGTACATTCCATACGATTTTTGGTCGTATTGTCAAAGAAATGTCGGATCATACGGGATTATCAGAAAGCGATTTTGGCATATTGGATCGGTTGGTTCTTTTTGGAGAAGGAAAACTTCGTCAGCAGGAATTGGCAGACTATATGAATTGGGATAAAAGCCGACTTTCTCATCATCTCAAGCGTATGGAAAAGCGTGGATTGGTGATGCGTACTCCTTTAGATACCGATCGCGGAGTTCAGGTAGGGATTACATCGGAAGGTCAATCAGCTTTAGATAATGCTCGCCCTGTTATTTCTCAAGCGATGCGCAAACATTTTTTTGCACAATTGACTGAACAAGATATCGAATTAATTACCCGATTAGCAGAAAGAACCAAATAA
- a CDS encoding SDR family NAD(P)-dependent oxidoreductase — protein sequence MDNKQVALVSGANKGIGLQIAKDLVAKGFTVFVGSRHLENGKLAVNDIGEGAHALQLDVTDQHSITAAAQHIEQEYGRLDVLINNAGISHAGRSDGDFPESVQSGLLTVAPMEDIRVVFETNVFGVIALTQAMLPLLHQSPAGRIVNIGSSGGSLTWNSNPDNPHRAMFGTYSSSKSALHAITLAFAFALESTPIKVNIACPGFISTALNNFAGTRSVEEGAREAVRLAMLGSDGPTGTFSDENGMVAW from the coding sequence ATGGATAACAAACAGGTTGCTTTGGTTAGTGGAGCGAATAAGGGCATAGGTCTACAGATTGCAAAAGATCTTGTTGCCAAAGGATTTACTGTATTTGTAGGATCACGACATTTAGAAAACGGCAAGCTAGCTGTAAATGATATAGGTGAAGGCGCTCATGCTCTACAACTGGATGTAACGGATCAACATTCTATTACAGCCGCAGCACAACATATTGAGCAAGAATATGGTCGTCTGGATGTACTGATCAATAATGCAGGTATTTCACATGCAGGCAGATCCGATGGGGATTTTCCAGAAAGTGTGCAATCCGGTCTATTAACTGTAGCTCCTATGGAAGATATACGTGTTGTTTTTGAAACGAATGTATTCGGTGTGATTGCTCTTACGCAAGCGATGTTACCGCTACTACACCAATCTCCGGCAGGGCGTATCGTGAATATAGGAAGCTCTGGCGGATCATTAACTTGGAATTCTAATCCCGATAATCCTCATCGTGCTATGTTCGGAACATATTCTTCTTCCAAATCTGCACTTCATGCGATTACACTTGCGTTTGCATTTGCGTTAGAATCCACTCCGATCAAAGTCAATATTGCTTGTCCTGGATTTATCTCGACAGCTCTGAATAACTTTGCTGGTACACGTAGTGTAGAAGAAGGCGCTCGGGAAGCAGTCCGCCTTGCTATGCTTGGTTCGGATGGCCCAACAGGTACATTTTCAGATGAGAACGGTATGGTAGCCTGGTAA
- a CDS encoding YtxH domain-containing protein: MDNESTKSIITGAIAGALIGAGAALLFSTPQGDKIRTRVAELTDLVVENAPMLNERGHVLAEKGQEVVGMVKESLDGVKDLKDEAQSATKEVKGEIQGFKDSHNN; this comes from the coding sequence ATGGATAACGAATCTACAAAATCAATTATTACAGGTGCAATCGCTGGAGCATTAATTGGTGCAGGAGCAGCACTTTTGTTCTCTACTCCACAAGGTGACAAAATCCGTACTCGTGTAGCAGAATTGACTGATCTTGTTGTTGAGAACGCTCCAATGTTGAACGAACGTGGACATGTTCTTGCTGAAAAAGGTCAAGAAGTTGTAGGTATGGTAAAAGAATCTCTTGATGGTGTGAAAGATTTGAAAGACGAAGCACAATCCGCTACTAAAGAAGTTAAAGGTGAAATTCAAGGATTTAAAGACTCACATAATAATTAA
- a CDS encoding arginase family protein: protein MPIYPIDVFEFPTNLGLNKKEEDEQPGVYVLPEHFKTYGLYDQLPIQNRYTLLAPPYEIKKDAVSGILNIEAVAHYALQQAELLATALEEKTFKLMIGGDCSILVGNMMALKQKGTYGLFFLDGHTDYLPTSSSHTGGAVAGLDLAIVTGLGDDRITNLNDLKPYVLEEHVFCVGNRELDDSYVQPILDSAIRYMDLPTLRKTGIEHIVNQFLDMVEQQQLEGFFIHFDVDVLNDLIMPAIDSRQTDGLDYVELIQLLRPLVSHPQVVGLEITVFDPHLDRDGIYATSFIEQLVDIFS from the coding sequence ATGCCTATTTATCCGATAGATGTTTTTGAATTTCCTACGAATTTGGGTCTAAATAAGAAAGAAGAAGATGAACAACCAGGTGTTTATGTATTGCCAGAACATTTCAAAACATATGGGTTGTACGATCAACTACCGATACAAAATAGATACACGTTACTAGCTCCGCCTTATGAGATAAAGAAAGATGCAGTATCAGGCATCCTTAATATAGAAGCTGTTGCTCATTATGCGTTACAACAAGCAGAACTATTAGCAACAGCACTTGAAGAAAAGACATTTAAATTAATGATCGGTGGAGATTGCAGTATTTTGGTTGGCAATATGATGGCATTAAAGCAGAAAGGTACTTACGGACTGTTCTTTTTGGATGGACATACTGATTATTTACCTACTTCATCTTCTCATACAGGTGGAGCAGTTGCAGGTCTTGATTTAGCTATTGTAACGGGGCTAGGAGATGATCGCATAACAAATCTAAATGATCTTAAACCTTATGTTCTTGAGGAGCATGTATTTTGTGTAGGTAATCGAGAACTGGATGATTCTTATGTTCAACCTATATTGGATTCTGCTATTCGTTATATGGATCTACCTACATTACGTAAGACAGGTATAGAACATATCGTGAACCAGTTTCTAGATATGGTGGAACAGCAACAATTAGAAGGATTTTTTATTCATTTCGATGTAGATGTGTTAAATGATCTGATTATGCCTGCGATAGATAGCAGACAAACGGACGGGTTAGATTATGTAGAACTTATCCAGCTATTGCGACCATTGGTATCTCATCCTCAAGTCGTTGGGCTTGAAATTACTGTATTTGATCCTCATCTGGATCGTGATGGAATATATGCTACATCTTTTATTGAACAACTTGTAGATATTTTTTCTTGA
- a CDS encoding SDR family oxidoreductase, whose protein sequence is MRVFVTGATGYIGSAVVRELIDSGHTVVGLARSDHSAEWLQKLGAEAYRGDIDNVTSLQQGVAQADGVIHLAFKHDFADFEGSLATDLQVIESIGAVLEGSDKPFITTAHFNGVASEQVALSLAQRGVRTSIIELCPSVHGEGDTGFIPKLITIAKEKGVAAYIEEGMNRWPAVHRLDAAHLYCLALAKAEPGSRLDGVADEGIVFRDIATVIGKHLNVPVVSIPQDQAQDHFGFLGALAALDIPRSSQSTQQQLGWQPVHPSLLEDLEQGHYFR, encoded by the coding sequence ATGCGTGTATTTGTAACAGGAGCAACAGGTTATATCGGTTCTGCTGTCGTTCGTGAACTTATAGATTCCGGTCACACCGTAGTAGGGTTGGCTCGCTCAGATCACAGTGCTGAATGGTTGCAAAAGCTAGGAGCAGAAGCTTATCGAGGTGATATAGATAACGTTACCAGTCTTCAGCAAGGTGTTGCTCAAGCAGACGGTGTTATTCATTTAGCATTCAAACACGATTTTGCGGATTTTGAAGGGTCGCTTGCGACTGATTTGCAAGTGATAGAGAGTATAGGAGCGGTACTGGAAGGTTCGGATAAGCCTTTTATAACGACAGCTCATTTTAACGGAGTCGCTTCAGAGCAAGTCGCATTATCGTTAGCTCAGCGCGGAGTGCGTACATCGATTATAGAACTTTGTCCGTCTGTACATGGAGAAGGAGATACTGGCTTTATCCCGAAATTAATTACAATCGCTAAAGAAAAAGGTGTAGCAGCGTATATAGAAGAAGGGATGAATCGCTGGCCTGCTGTTCATCGTTTAGATGCTGCTCATTTATATTGTCTTGCTTTAGCAAAAGCAGAACCAGGTTCAAGATTAGATGGGGTCGCAGACGAAGGTATTGTATTTCGTGATATTGCTACCGTAATCGGTAAGCATCTGAATGTACCTGTTGTTAGCATCCCACAGGATCAAGCACAAGATCACTTCGGTTTTCTAGGAGCATTAGCAGCTTTAGATATTCCACGCTCCAGTCAATCCACTCAACAACAGTTGGGCTGGCAACCGGTACATCCTTCCTTACTTGAGGATTTAGAACAAGGGCATTATTTTCGTTAA